The following are encoded together in the Acidovorax sp. KKS102 genome:
- a CDS encoding PIN domain-containing protein, whose amino-acid sequence MPPLIVLADANVLVKDVVSFAFFDLARAVAIDLRWTPQIEVEYAKHRARLRAGANQRESTADDLVWAQKRLATIKKHLVPGFQLPGWDDDGDRLELLRSNKALAPLLRLPDPDDVHVALAAADWAQATGRDVVLATDNLKDLPAKVLAPFGVVPLHPGDVLQLVYQMDPEGTASSLQKTAADFKNPAFSLLDMLASIKSPQQFDNQELAAELAVRWELAVPGASQGTTKARTKQRSR is encoded by the coding sequence ATGCCGCCGCTTATCGTCCTTGCGGACGCCAATGTTCTGGTCAAGGACGTGGTGTCATTCGCATTCTTCGACCTTGCCAGGGCCGTGGCTATCGACCTGCGTTGGACCCCGCAGATTGAGGTGGAGTACGCAAAGCACCGGGCGCGACTTCGAGCCGGTGCCAATCAGCGCGAGAGCACAGCGGACGACCTGGTTTGGGCTCAAAAGCGCTTGGCAACCATCAAAAAGCACCTGGTGCCCGGTTTTCAGTTGCCGGGCTGGGACGATGATGGCGACCGGCTGGAGCTGTTGCGAAGCAACAAGGCATTGGCGCCCCTTTTGCGATTGCCAGACCCTGACGATGTGCATGTGGCTTTGGCTGCAGCCGATTGGGCGCAGGCCACTGGGCGCGACGTAGTGCTGGCCACAGACAACCTGAAAGACTTGCCGGCCAAGGTACTGGCGCCGTTTGGCGTGGTGCCTTTGCACCCCGGCGATGTCTTGCAACTGGTGTATCAGATGGACCCTGAAGGGACCGCCAGCAGCTTGCAAAAGACGGCTGCGGATTTCAAGAACCCCGCTTTCTCGCTGTTGGACATGCTTGCGTCCATCAAAAGCCCACAGCAGTTTGACAACCAAGAGCTGGCAGCCGAGCTGGCTGTGCGCTGGGAGCTTGCAGTGCCTGGGGCGTCGCAAGGCACTACCAAGGCCCGGACCAAGCAGCGCTCGCGCTGA
- a CDS encoding DEAD/DEAH box helicase, whose translation MLPSLLANDIQTALKQFLVSAFEPADAFNHGLMSRFVDDEAAWLKGPFVQVGLPFVAGKCGKTFFDTFETAHPGFSHQEHAWERLSSHRQGVSTLVATGTGSGKTECFLYPVLDHCARARAAGESGVKALVIYPMNALATDQARRIAELVASTAAFAGLRVGLYVGGNAGAPGEGMVMTQGAVITDRDTLRKHPPDILLTNYKMLDYLMLRPKDRQLWAANLPTTLRYVVVDELHTFDGAQGTDLALLLRRLRARLKTPPGHLICAGTSATLGNAADTAPLREYARQIFGVPFGEEAVVTESRQSVGRFLEDATVDYMFLFRAEQAPLLEPSQYPTPQAAVQAWFSLFFPDEPVPEDVNAPAWRRGLGQLLKRHQLFVNLLKLAKGGVVSYPELTEAFARNMPVASPAQVTQVLDALLVLVAWALRDGSQPLVTLRLQLWVRELRRMVGKLSVNPQEVKLRSERDLPVARDGVYLPMVQCSQCRTTGWLSRLVQGTSKLSTQLDEVYNTWFSRRPEAARLYASESISRSHVDGVTERVCVACGTTQQSQEECLACGHQELLSVFRVTAQKTQVIGQAQYTRHDNTCPACGEQDELLLLGARSATLGSQVVESSWASVFNDDKKLIAFSDSVQDAAHRAGFFGARTYLNNVRTALAHVMDEVVPSRLSWAAFLEKMEQQFEQPGSVLHMSRESLVSEFVAPNMMWQRDWSVELQEKQHLPTESRLPLKVKKRLLWQAYSEMTYQSHRGRTLERTGKATLSVPWSVVEAVAADLLPRYREQFGAHGLELKTVTQWLWGTLAHMRRRGGVMHPELGAYAGDGRVYALVKTGSSAEWMPKMGEHTPRPVLLTLGTQPGFDKLTGSRRATWYDRWAAAVLVDQTMLVKGLAAEMYREALLAFKDAGILQLTAHHQGETWAIKPEALELDTEVAFVATAGSKRRLAVPRQDAAHLLGMACIDAPESRYEVLIAQPDDWWARRFSKGDLRRVIAAEHTGLLERPVREALESRFKSKQPKPWFENLLSATPTLEMGVDIGDLSSVLLCSVPPNQASFLQRVGRAGRRDGNALATTLADGNSPHDLYFFAETQEMLSGEVAPPGVFLQAAEVLRRQLFAFCMDDWVASLNNISALPDKTSQALDAMDQGKQERFPYVFSNYVLAHEERLFQGFVQLLAGDIDDVVTARLWDFMQGQGESDGLRTRLLKALEELQEERRTYKKRKDELDKVRAKAQQKPQDDATRAEIDNLLRERDKLLELIKEINTRDLLNTLTDAGLIPNYAFPEAGVELKSVLWRKRASDEPGQGAYVTLTTQKYERPAQSALSEFAPENRFYANQRRVEVDQINMNLAKTEDWRFCPSCHHMQNLTVEADTHVACPSCGDAMWSDAAQRRTLLRFKQAIANSNDTDVRIDDSADDREPKYYVRQLMADFSPSHIREAWQIGSGALPFGFEFISRVTFRDVNFGELAKPGEAFKVADKESSRPGFKLCKHCGKVQKPPRRSSDPSGQSHSFDCPKYGDDSPTNLLECLYLYREFESEALRILVPYTKNGMDESVVQSFMAAVQLGLKRRFGGKVDHLRMVLQDEPGKDGGPRRHYVMLYDSVPGGTGYLHQLLAHDAGTLSDVLKMALQAVTSCSCNDDPEKDGCYRCLYQYRLGRSMEQVSRDQAKAVLGELVGALDQLERVKTISEIFINPNFDSVLEARFIESLKRLGGVGSIPMVKLVQDVVNGKSGFVLEVGGQRYRVEPQCDVGAEQGVLAASKPDFVIWPWATGSKRRPVAVFCDGWAYHKDCLREDALKRSALVASGRFWCWSVTHNDVMDALAGKLDTDLESPLMGMARHHGAKAPATVPRAQEKAFTQHAVASLLHWLATPADGPSGDPAIEQLQRNALWLGFLMVPHNEQEKSTCEHQLGQWIHRLPAHVKEPGKGFAHSLSKVSGVCQQVGWWPLAAAKGLPQEANWMAPGVLVLDEVKAEDDAALHLAWRQWLQLFNTAQSLPGMWLVTASGLDQHDYDGLTSLPAPVAAQASEQTSLNGAWLEVLEQLLEPLKPGMVRLAQAGAAVPEIGPELADDKGRVVADAEMVWAAAHVAILRPDQADMVQEWTAQGWTVLCLDEDLTHCNAQPWEKAAATALGLTIE comes from the coding sequence ATGCTCCCGTCACTACTCGCCAACGACATACAAACGGCTCTGAAACAGTTTCTGGTTTCTGCCTTCGAGCCCGCCGACGCGTTCAACCACGGTTTGATGAGCCGCTTTGTCGATGACGAGGCGGCGTGGCTTAAAGGCCCGTTTGTGCAGGTGGGCCTGCCATTTGTGGCGGGCAAATGTGGCAAGACGTTCTTTGACACGTTCGAGACCGCGCACCCTGGTTTCAGCCACCAAGAACACGCCTGGGAGCGGCTGTCTAGTCACCGCCAGGGCGTGAGCACTTTGGTGGCCACTGGTACGGGCAGCGGTAAGACAGAGTGCTTTCTGTACCCGGTGCTGGACCACTGCGCCCGCGCCCGCGCGGCGGGCGAATCTGGCGTGAAGGCCTTGGTCATCTACCCCATGAATGCACTGGCCACCGACCAGGCGCGCCGCATTGCCGAGCTGGTGGCGTCCACCGCTGCGTTTGCCGGGTTGCGCGTGGGGCTGTATGTGGGCGGAAACGCCGGGGCTCCTGGCGAGGGCATGGTAATGACGCAGGGCGCCGTCATCACTGACCGCGACACCCTGCGCAAGCACCCGCCCGACATCTTGCTGACCAACTACAAGATGCTCGACTACCTGATGCTGCGGCCCAAGGACCGTCAGTTATGGGCCGCCAACCTACCCACCACGCTGCGCTATGTGGTGGTGGACGAGTTGCACACGTTTGATGGTGCCCAGGGCACTGACCTAGCCTTGCTGCTGCGCCGCTTACGCGCAAGACTCAAAACTCCCCCAGGGCACCTCATCTGTGCAGGCACATCGGCCACCTTGGGCAACGCCGCAGACACGGCGCCTTTGCGCGAATATGCGCGGCAGATTTTTGGTGTGCCGTTTGGCGAAGAGGCTGTGGTGACCGAGAGCCGCCAATCGGTGGGGCGGTTTCTGGAAGACGCCACGGTGGACTACATGTTCTTGTTCCGGGCAGAACAGGCGCCGCTGCTGGAGCCATCGCAGTACCCCACTCCGCAGGCTGCGGTGCAGGCTTGGTTTTCGCTGTTTTTCCCGGACGAGCCAGTGCCAGAGGACGTCAACGCACCTGCGTGGCGCCGTGGGCTGGGCCAGTTGCTCAAGCGCCACCAGCTTTTCGTGAACCTGCTCAAGCTGGCCAAGGGTGGAGTGGTGAGCTACCCAGAGCTGACAGAAGCCTTTGCACGCAACATGCCTGTGGCCAGCCCGGCGCAGGTCACTCAGGTACTCGATGCCCTGTTGGTATTGGTGGCCTGGGCGCTGCGCGACGGGTCGCAGCCCTTGGTCACGCTACGGCTGCAGCTGTGGGTGCGTGAGTTGCGCCGCATGGTGGGCAAGCTCAGCGTTAACCCACAGGAAGTGAAATTGCGCAGTGAGCGTGACCTGCCGGTGGCGCGCGATGGTGTCTACCTGCCCATGGTGCAGTGCAGCCAGTGCCGCACCACTGGATGGCTGTCCCGATTGGTGCAGGGCACCAGCAAACTCTCGACCCAGCTCGATGAGGTCTACAACACCTGGTTTTCGCGGCGTCCCGAGGCGGCACGGCTGTATGCATCAGAGAGCATTTCGCGCTCGCATGTCGATGGCGTGACCGAGCGCGTCTGCGTAGCCTGCGGAACCACGCAGCAAAGCCAGGAAGAGTGCCTGGCTTGCGGCCATCAAGAGTTGTTGTCGGTGTTTCGTGTCACAGCCCAGAAGACGCAGGTGATAGGTCAGGCGCAGTACACGCGGCACGACAACACCTGTCCAGCTTGCGGCGAGCAAGACGAGCTCTTGCTGCTGGGTGCGCGCAGCGCCACGCTGGGCTCGCAAGTGGTAGAGAGCAGTTGGGCCAGTGTGTTCAACGACGACAAGAAGCTGATTGCGTTTTCAGACTCGGTTCAAGACGCCGCCCACCGTGCGGGCTTCTTTGGCGCGCGTACGTACCTTAACAACGTGCGCACGGCGCTGGCCCATGTGATGGACGAGGTGGTGCCCTCGCGTTTGAGCTGGGCCGCGTTCCTCGAAAAGATGGAGCAGCAGTTCGAGCAACCAGGTTCGGTGTTGCACATGTCTCGCGAATCGCTGGTGTCAGAGTTTGTAGCGCCGAACATGATGTGGCAGCGCGATTGGTCGGTGGAACTGCAAGAGAAGCAGCATCTGCCCACTGAGAGCCGGCTGCCGCTGAAGGTTAAGAAGCGGCTGCTCTGGCAGGCTTACAGTGAGATGACCTACCAAAGCCACCGCGGGCGAACCTTGGAGCGCACGGGCAAGGCCACGCTATCTGTGCCTTGGAGCGTGGTGGAGGCGGTGGCTGCCGACTTGCTGCCGCGCTATCGCGAACAGTTTGGCGCCCATGGGCTCGAACTGAAGACGGTGACCCAATGGCTGTGGGGCACCCTGGCGCACATGCGCAGACGCGGTGGGGTGATGCACCCCGAGCTCGGTGCCTACGCTGGGGACGGCAGAGTCTATGCCCTGGTCAAAACCGGGAGCAGCGCGGAATGGATGCCCAAGATGGGAGAGCACACACCGCGACCGGTGCTCCTGACCCTGGGCACGCAGCCTGGCTTTGACAAATTGACCGGCAGTAGGCGCGCCACCTGGTACGACCGATGGGCCGCTGCCGTGTTGGTCGACCAGACCATGCTGGTCAAGGGCCTGGCAGCCGAGATGTACCGAGAGGCTTTGCTGGCCTTTAAAGATGCGGGCATTCTGCAGCTGACGGCCCACCACCAGGGCGAGACCTGGGCCATCAAACCCGAGGCGCTGGAGCTCGATACCGAGGTGGCCTTCGTGGCCACTGCTGGCAGCAAGCGCAGGCTGGCAGTGCCCCGGCAAGATGCAGCGCACCTGCTGGGCATGGCCTGTATTGATGCGCCGGAGTCTCGTTACGAAGTCCTCATTGCGCAGCCGGACGATTGGTGGGCCCGGCGCTTTAGCAAAGGCGACTTGCGGCGCGTTATTGCCGCCGAGCACACGGGGTTGCTGGAGCGGCCTGTGCGAGAAGCCCTTGAGAGCCGCTTCAAGTCAAAGCAGCCCAAACCTTGGTTTGAGAATCTGCTCTCCGCGACGCCCACGCTGGAAATGGGTGTGGACATTGGCGATTTGTCTTCGGTATTGCTGTGCTCTGTGCCACCCAACCAAGCCAGCTTTTTGCAGCGGGTAGGCCGCGCGGGGCGCCGTGACGGCAACGCCCTTGCTACCACGCTAGCAGATGGCAACAGCCCCCATGACCTGTACTTTTTCGCTGAAACCCAGGAGATGCTGTCGGGTGAGGTGGCGCCACCCGGGGTGTTCTTGCAGGCGGCCGAGGTGCTGCGTCGGCAATTGTTCGCATTTTGCATGGACGACTGGGTGGCCAGCCTGAACAACATTTCAGCGTTGCCCGACAAGACCTCGCAGGCGCTTGACGCCATGGACCAGGGCAAGCAGGAGCGCTTCCCCTATGTATTCAGCAACTACGTGCTGGCGCATGAGGAGCGATTGTTTCAGGGCTTTGTGCAATTGCTGGCGGGTGATATTGACGATGTGGTCACAGCGAGGCTGTGGGACTTCATGCAGGGGCAAGGTGAGTCGGACGGCCTGCGCACTCGTTTGCTGAAGGCCCTGGAGGAACTGCAGGAGGAGCGACGTACCTACAAAAAGCGCAAGGATGAGCTCGATAAGGTGCGCGCAAAGGCACAGCAAAAGCCCCAGGACGATGCGACGCGCGCCGAAATCGACAACCTGCTGCGTGAGCGGGACAAGTTGCTGGAGCTGATTAAAGAAATCAACACGCGTGACTTGCTGAACACGCTGACCGATGCGGGGCTGATTCCCAACTACGCCTTCCCGGAGGCCGGCGTGGAGCTCAAGTCTGTTTTGTGGCGCAAGCGGGCCTCGGACGAGCCAGGCCAAGGCGCCTATGTCACGCTGACCACGCAGAAGTACGAACGCCCGGCGCAATCTGCCCTCTCGGAGTTTGCGCCCGAGAACCGCTTCTATGCCAACCAGCGGCGCGTGGAGGTGGACCAAATCAACATGAATTTGGCAAAAACGGAAGACTGGCGTTTCTGCCCGTCTTGCCATCACATGCAGAACTTGACGGTAGAGGCAGACACCCATGTAGCGTGCCCTTCGTGCGGCGATGCGATGTGGTCGGATGCGGCACAACGCCGTACGCTGCTGCGCTTCAAACAAGCCATTGCCAATAGCAACGACACGGATGTGCGCATCGACGACAGTGCCGATGACCGCGAACCCAAGTATTACGTGCGCCAGCTGATGGCGGATTTCTCTCCATCACATATTCGTGAGGCGTGGCAGATTGGCTCGGGTGCTCTGCCGTTTGGTTTTGAGTTCATCTCCCGGGTGACGTTCCGGGACGTGAATTTTGGTGAGCTGGCCAAGCCTGGCGAGGCGTTCAAGGTGGCGGACAAGGAGTCTTCGCGACCTGGATTCAAGCTGTGCAAGCACTGCGGCAAGGTGCAAAAGCCTCCTCGACGAAGTAGCGACCCGAGCGGGCAAAGCCATAGCTTCGATTGCCCCAAGTACGGGGATGACAGTCCTACCAACTTGCTGGAGTGCCTGTACCTGTACCGAGAGTTCGAGTCGGAGGCTTTGCGGATTCTGGTGCCGTATACGAAGAACGGCATGGACGAGAGCGTGGTCCAGTCCTTCATGGCGGCCGTGCAGTTGGGGCTCAAGCGCCGATTTGGTGGCAAGGTGGACCACTTGCGCATGGTGCTGCAGGACGAGCCTGGCAAAGACGGTGGGCCGCGCCGCCATTACGTCATGCTGTACGACTCGGTGCCCGGCGGCACAGGCTATCTGCACCAGTTGCTGGCTCATGATGCGGGCACCTTGTCAGATGTGCTCAAGATGGCGCTGCAGGCGGTCACCAGTTGCTCTTGTAACGATGACCCGGAAAAGGATGGCTGCTATCGCTGCCTGTACCAGTACCGACTGGGGCGCAGTATGGAGCAGGTCTCCAGAGACCAAGCCAAGGCGGTGCTGGGTGAACTGGTGGGGGCGCTGGACCAGCTGGAGCGGGTCAAGACGATTTCCGAGATTTTTATCAATCCGAACTTCGACTCGGTCCTAGAGGCGCGGTTTATCGAGTCGTTGAAGCGCCTCGGTGGTGTTGGCTCCATACCTATGGTGAAGCTGGTGCAGGACGTAGTGAACGGGAAGTCCGGCTTTGTGTTGGAAGTGGGTGGGCAGCGGTATCGAGTAGAGCCGCAGTGCGATGTGGGCGCTGAGCAAGGGGTACTCGCAGCCAGCAAACCTGATTTTGTGATTTGGCCTTGGGCAACAGGCTCCAAACGCCGCCCCGTTGCCGTTTTTTGCGACGGCTGGGCTTATCACAAGGACTGTCTGCGTGAGGATGCGTTGAAGCGTAGCGCATTGGTGGCCAGCGGCAGGTTCTGGTGCTGGTCTGTTACGCACAACGATGTGATGGATGCTCTTGCTGGGAAATTGGATACCGACCTGGAGTCGCCGTTGATGGGCATGGCCCGCCATCACGGGGCCAAGGCCCCAGCAACGGTTCCACGCGCGCAGGAGAAGGCCTTCACGCAGCATGCGGTCGCCAGCTTGTTGCATTGGCTTGCCACCCCGGCGGATGGACCCTCCGGCGACCCTGCAATCGAGCAGTTGCAGCGCAACGCCTTGTGGTTGGGCTTTTTGATGGTGCCGCATAACGAACAGGAGAAATCGACTTGCGAGCATCAGCTCGGGCAATGGATTCACCGACTGCCTGCGCACGTCAAGGAACCGGGCAAAGGTTTTGCGCACAGCCTCTCCAAGGTGTCGGGGGTATGTCAGCAAGTTGGATGGTGGCCTTTGGCTGCCGCCAAGGGACTTCCACAGGAAGCAAACTGGATGGCGCCTGGCGTCCTGGTTCTGGACGAGGTGAAGGCTGAAGATGACGCTGCGCTTCACTTGGCTTGGCGCCAGTGGCTGCAATTGTTCAATACGGCCCAGTCGCTGCCAGGTATGTGGCTTGTCACCGCCAGCGGACTGGACCAGCACGATTACGACGGCCTGACCTCCTTGCCCGCACCCGTGGCCGCGCAGGCGTCTGAGCAAACCTCTTTGAACGGCGCGTGGTTGGAGGTCCTTGAGCAGCTTTTGGAGCCTCTCAAGCCAGGTATGGTTCGGTTGGCGCAGGCCGGAGCGGCTGTGCCCGAAATCGGCCCCGAACTGGCAGATGACAAAGGCCGTGTTGTGGCCGACGCCGAGATGGTTTGGGCAGCTGCCCATGTAGCGATTCTTCGACCGGACCAGGCAGATATGGTGCAGGAGTGGACCGCGCAAGGGTGGACAGTGCTGTGTCTGGATGAGGACCTGACACATTGCAATGCGCAGCCTTGGGAGAAGGCTGCTGCAACGGCGTTGGGTCTGACCATCGAATAA